A genomic segment from Lutzomyia longipalpis isolate SR_M1_2022 chromosome 3, ASM2433408v1 encodes:
- the LOC129792795 gene encoding DNA-directed RNA polymerase II subunit RPB1, giving the protein MSSGDSKAPVRIVKRVQFGILAPDEIRRMSCTEGGVQFPETMEGGRPKLGGLMDPRQGVIDRTSRCQTCAGNMTECPGHFGHIDLCKPVFHIGFFTKTMKILRCVCFYCSKLLVSPNNPKIKEIVMKSKGQPRKRLAYVYELCRGKTICEGGEDMDLGKENLQSDANKKTGHGGCGHYQPAIKKTGLELIAEWKHVNEDSQEKKISVSAERVWEILKHITDEECFILGMDPKYARPDWMIVTVLPVPPLSVRPAVVMFGAAKNQDDLTHKLADVIKANNELKKNESSGAAAHVIAENIKMLQFHVATFVDNEIPGMPRAMQKSGKPLKAIKARLKGKEGRIRGNLMGKRVDFSARTVITPDPNLRIDQVGVPRSIAQNLTFPELVTPFNIDRMQELVRRGNSQYPGAKYIVRDNGERIDLRFHPKPSDLHLQCGYKVERHLRDDDLVIFNRQPTLHKMSMMGHRVKVLPWSTFRMNLSCTSPYNADFDGDEMNLHVPQSMETRAEVENIHITPRQIITPQANKPVMGIVQDTLTAVRKMTKRDVFIEKEQMMNLLMWLPTWDGKMPQPCILKPKPLWSGKQLFSLIIPGNVNMIRTHSTHPDEEDDGPYKWISPGDTKVMVEHGDLIMGILCKKTLGTSAGSLLHICFLELGHEIAGRFYGNIQTVVNNWLLLEGHSIGIGDTIADPQTYQEIQRAIRKAKEDVIGVIQKAHNMELEPTPGNTLRQTFENQVNRILNDARDKTGGSAKKSLTEYNNLKAMVVSGSKGSNINISQVIACVGQQNVEGKRIPFGFRKRTLPHFIKDDYGPESRGFVENSYLAGLTPSEFYFHAMGGREGLIDTAVKTAETGYIQRRLIKAMESVMVHYDGTVRNSVGQLIQLRYGEDGLCGETVEFQNLPTVKLSNKAFEKRFKFDPSNERYLRKIFNENVIKELTESGFVIQELESEWDQLSRDREMLRQIFPSGESKVVLPCNLQRMIWNVQKIFHINKRVPTDLSPLKVMQGVKDLLQKCIIVAGNDKISKQANENATLLFQCLVRSTLCTKYVAEEFRLTSEAFDWLIGEIETRFQQAQVSPGEMVGALAAQSLGEPATQMTLNTFHFAGVSSKNVTLGVPRLKEIINISKRPKAPSLTVFLTGGAARDAEKAKNVLCRLEHTTLRKVTANTAIYYDPDPQRTVIAEDQEFVNVYYEMPDFDPTRISPWLLRIELDRKRMTDKKLTMEQIAEKINAGFGDDLNCIFNDDNADKLVLRIRIMNSDDNKFQDNEEDTVDKMEDDMFLRCIEANMLSDMTLQGIEAIGKVYMHLPQTDSKKRITITDTGEFKAIGEWLLETDGTSMMKVLSERDVDPVRTYSNDICEIFQVLGIEAVRKSVEKEMNAVLQFYGLYVNYRHLALLCDVMTAKGHLMAITRHGINRQDTGALMRCSFEETVDVLMDAASHAEVDPMRGVSENIIMGQLPKMGTGCFDLLLDSDKCKLGVEIPTTMGPSMIGGTGMFFGAGATPSMSPPMTPWQQSATPGYGEWSPAGVSGMTPGGPSFSPSGASDVTGMSPSWSPNPGSPASPGITMSPYFAQSPGASPCYSPSSPNYGASSPSAASSPNYSPTSPNYSPTSAMYSPTSPQYSPTSPNYNPASPNYSPTSPSFSPTSPSYSPANSNFASQQTGYSPGSPAYSIMSPYSPTSPSYSPTSPAYSPASPSYSPSSPGYSPTSPSYSPTSPSYSPSSPNYTPTTPSYSPSSPHFSPTSPSYSPSSPKYSPTSPSYSPTSPSYSPASPSYGGSPQYTPGSPQYSPTSPKYSPTSPSYSPSSPQHSPGSRYSPSSPNYSPTSPRYSPNISTYSPSSTKYSPTSPAFTPSSPTSPTYSPSSPAYSPTAPQGYSPTSPTYSPSSPSFEEQDD; this is encoded by the exons ATGTCGTCCGGGGACTCCAAGGCACCGGTACGGATTGTGAAGCGGGTGCAATTCGGCATCCTGGCGCCAGATGAGATT CGCCGGATGTCCTGCACCGAGGGCGGGGTACAATTCCCCGAAACCATGGAGGGTGGTAGACCAAAATTGGGTGGATTAATGGACCCTCGGCAGGGAGTGATTGATAGAACGTCACGATGCCAGACTTGTGCTGGAAATATGACAGAGTGTCCGGGACATTTTGGGCACATAGATCTGTGTAAGCCAGTCTTTCACATTGGTTTCTTCACGAAAACCATGAAGATTCTCCGCTGCGTTTGTTTCTACTGCTCCAAATTGTTGGTGAGTCCAAATAATCCCAAGATCAAGGAGATTGTTATGAAATCCAAGGGACAACCCCGGAAGCGTCTTGCTTATGTGTATGAGTTGTGTCGGGGTAAGACTATCTGCGAGGGTGGTGAAGATATGGATCTTGGGAAGGAGAATTTGCAGTCAGATGCAAACAAAAAGACCGGCCACGGGGGCTGTGGACACTACCAGCCGGCCATAAAGAAGACAGGGCTTGAGTTGATTGCCGAATGGAAGCACGTGAATGAGGATTCACAAGAGAAGAAGATATCGGTGTCAGCAGAGCGTGTATGGGAGATTCTCAAGCATATCACCGATGAAGAGTGTTTCATCTTGGGCATGGATCCCAAGTATGCTCGTCCAGATTGGATGATTGTCACGGTTTTGCCGGTTCCACCACTTTCAGTACGACCAGCTGTTGTGATGTTTGGTGCTGCAAAGAATCAAGATGATCTAACGCACAAACTGGCGGATGTCATCAAAGCTAACAACGAACTGAAGAAGAACGAATCATCCGGAGCTGCTGCTCATGTAATTgctgaaaatatcaaaatgcTCCAATTTCACGTTGCTACATTTGTGGACAATGAAATACCCGGAATGCCGCGTGCCATGCAAAAGTCCGGGAAACCCTTGAAAGCCATCAAGGCACGTCTCAAGGGGAAAGAGGGGAGAATTCGTGGAAATCTCATGGGAAAACGTGTTGATTTTTCCGCTCGGACAGTCATTACGCCCGATCCTAATTTGCGAATTGACCAAGTTGGTGTTCCACGATCTATTGCTCAGAATTTGACCTTCCCCGAACTCGTGACACCCTTTAACATTGACAGAATGCAAGAACTTGTACGCAGAGGGAATTCCCAATATCCCGGCGCTAAATACATCGTTCGGGACAATGGGGAGAGAATTGATTTGCGCTTCCATCCCAAACCGAGCGATTTGCACCTTCAGTGCGGTTACAAAGTTGAGAGACATCTCAGGGATGATGATTTGGTGATCTTCAATCGTCAACCGACGCTGCATAAGATGAGTATGATGGGACACAGAGTTAAGGTGCTTCCATGGTCTACGTTCCGTATGAACCTCAGCTGCACATCTCCCTACAATGCTGATTTTGACGGTGATGAAATGAATCTCCACGTACCGCAATCCATGGAAACCAGAGCTGAG GTGGAGAATATTCACATTACGCCTCGGCAGATAATCACTCCGCAGGCTAATAAGCCCGTCATGGGTATTGTGCAGGACACCCTGACAGCCGTGAGAAAGATGACAAAGCGAGATGTATTCATTGAAAAGGAACAAATGATGAACCTCCTGATGTGGCTCCCCACGTGGGATGGAAAAATGCCCCAACCGTGCATTTTGAAGCCTAAACCTCTGTGGTCAGGAAAGCAACTCTTCTCATTGATTATTCCTGGAAATGTGAACATGATTCGCACGCATTCAACGCATCCAGACGAGGAGGATGATGGTCCGTACAAATGGATCTCGCCTGGAGACACAAAAGTCATGGTAGAACATGGTGATCTCATAATGGGGATTCTCTGTAAGAAAACACTGGGAACATCAGCAGGTTCCTTACTGCATATTTGCTTCTTGGAGTTGGGACATGAAATTGCAGGAAGATTCTACGGGAACATCCAGACAGTGGTGAATAATTGGCTGCTCTTGGAGGGTCATAGTATCGGTATTGGTGACACAATTGCTGATCCGCAGACATATCAGGAAATCCAAAGGGCCATTCGGAAGGCTAAGGAAGATGTGATTGGTGTCATTCAGAAGGCACACAATATGGAATTGGAGCCAACACCCGGTAATACACTGAGGCAAACGTTTGAGAATCAAGTGAATCGCATTCTAAATGATGCTCGTGACAAAACCGGTGGATCAGCCAAGAAATCCCTCACGGAGTACAACAACTTGAAGGCTATGGTGGTTTCTGGATCTAAGGGGTCAAACATTAATATTTCCCAAGTTATCGCTTGTGTGGGTCAACAAAACGTTGAGGGTAAACGAATCCCCTTTGGCTTCCGTAAGCGTACCCTACCGCATTTCATTAAAGACGACTACGGTCCGGAATCTCGTGGTTTCGTTGAGAATTCCTACCTTGCTGGTCTCACACCGTCTGAATTCTATTTCCACGCCATGGGAGGTCGTGAGGGTTTGATTGATACTGCCGTAAAAACAGCCGAAACTGGCTATATCCAACGTCGTCTCATAAAGGCTATGGAGTCCGTGATGGTGCACTATGATGGCACAGTGAGAAATTCCGTTGGGCAGCTCATTCAGTTGCGTTACGGCGAGGATGGGCTCTGCGGGGAGACTGTTGAATTCCAAAATTTGCCAACGGTTAAGCTGTCAAATAAGGCCTTCGAGAAGCGCTTCAAATTTGATCCGTCAAATGAGAGGTACTTGCGTAAGATTTTCAATGAGAACGTCATCAAGGAGCTCACGGAGTCTGGATTCGTTATACAAGAACTCGAATCTGAGTGGGATCAATTGAGTCGCGATCGGGAAATGCTTCGTCAGATCTTCCCGAGTGGCGAGAGCAAG gttGTCCTGCCGTGCAATCTTCAGCGTATGATCTGGAATGTCCAGAAGATCTTTCACATAAATAAGCGTGTCCCAACGGATCTGAGTCCACTGAAAGTGATGCAAGGTGTGAAGGATTTGCTGCAAAAGTGCATAATTGTAGCTGGGAATGATAAGATTTCCAAGCAGGCAAATGAGAATGCAACACTCCTCTTTCAATGTCTCGTACGATCGACATTGTGCACAAAGTACGTGGCTGAGGAGTTTCGACTTACAAGTGAGGCATTTGATTGGTTGATTGGTGAAATTGAGACACGTTTCCAGCAGGCTCAGGTGAGCCCTGGTGAAATGGTGGGTGCCCTAGCTGCACAATCTTTGGGAGAACCAGCCACACAAATGACCCTCAATACGTTCCATTTTGCTGGTGTGTCCTCGAAGAACGTAACACTCGGTGTGCCGCGTCTCAAGGAGATTATCAACATCTCAAAACGCCCAAAGGCACCGTCATTGACGGTTTTCCTCACTGGCGGAGCGGCACGTGATGCGGAGAAAGCTAAGAATGTTCTGTGCCGTCTTGAGCATACAACCCTGCGGAAGGTTACTGCAAACACCGCCATCTACTATGATCCCGATCCACAGAGGACAGTCATTGCGGAAGATCAGGAATTCGTGAATGTCTACTACGAGATGCCCGACTTTGATCCAACGCGCATCTCTCCGTGGCTTCTTCGTATTGAATTGGACAGGAAGCGTATGACGGATAAGAAACTCACAATGGAGCAAATTGCTGAGAAGATTAATGCCGGCTTTGGGGATGATCTCAATTGCATCTTCAATGATGACAATGCAGATAAGCTCGTGCTGCGAATTCGTATTATGAATAGCGATGACAACAAATTCCAAGACAATGAGGAGGATACAGTGGATAAGATGGAGGATGATATGTTCCTACGGTGCATTGAGGCAAATATGTTGTCAGATATGACGCTACAGGGTATTGAGGCCATTGGAAAAGTGTACATGCATCTACCGCAGACGGACAGCAAGAAGAGGATCACAATTACAGACACGGGAGAATTCAAGGCGATCGGAGAGTGGCTACTTGAGACAGATGGTACATCCATGATGAAAGTACTCAGTGAGAGGGATGTTGATCCTGTAAGGACATACAGCAATGATATCTGCGAAATTTTCCAG GTTTTGGGAATTGAAGCAGTACGAAAGTCTGTGGAGAAAGAAATGAATGCTGTGTTGCAATTCTACGGTCTCTACGTGAACTACCGTCATTTAGCTTTGCTGTGTGACGTAATGACGGCCAAAGGGCACTTGATGGCCATTACACGTCACGGGATCAATAGACAGGACACCGGTGCACTCATGAGGTGTTCCTTTGAGGAAACAGTGGACGTTCTCATGGATGCTGCATCGCATGCGGAAGTTGATCCAATGCGTGGTGTATCGGAGAATATCATTATGGGGCAATTGCCAAAGATGGGTACAGGATGTTTTGATTTGCTCCTGGATTCGGATAAATGCAAACTTGGCGTTGAGATACCCACAACAATGGGACCCTCAATGATTGGTGGTACTGGGATGTTCTTTGGGGCTGGTGCAACACCAAGTATGAGCCCACCGATGACCCCATGGCAGCAATCGGCGACTCCTGGCTATGGAGAATGGTCTCCAGCAGGAg TAAGTGGAATGACACCAGGTGGACCGAGTTTCTCCCCATCTGGGGCATCAGATGTGACGGGAATGTCACCAAGTTGGTCACCAAACCCGGGATCACCAGCATCGCCGGGGATAACAATGTCTCCGTACTTTGCACAATCACCCGGAGCTTCACCGTGTTATTCGCCATCAAGTCCCAACTATGGGGCATCATCTCCAAGTGCTGCCTCATCACCGAATTATTCACCAACAAGCCCCAATTATTCGCCAACAAGTGCTATGTATTCCCCCACGAGTCCACAGTACTCACCAACAAGTCCCAACTACAATCCTGCCTCACCAAATTACTCACCAACAAGTCCGAGTTTTTCACCGACATCCCCAAGCTATTCACCGGCAAATAGCAATTTTGCCAGTCAACAGACGGGATATTCTCCTGGATCCCCGGCATATTCAATCATGAGCCCGTACTCTCCAACATCTCCGAGCTATTCACCCACATCTCCGGCCTATTCTCCAGCATCGCCATCGTATTCACCCTCAAGTCCTGGCTATTCTCCAACATCTCCCAGCTATTCACCCACATCCCCCAGCTATTCACCATCCTCACCGAATTATACCCCAACAACGCCATCCTATTCCCCCTCCTCACCGCATTTCTCACCCACATCCCCAAGCTATAGTCCTTCATCCCCAAAATATTCTCCAACATCCCCATCGTATTCTCCCACGTCACCATCCTACTCCCCAGCGAGTCCTTCGTACGGTGGGAGTCCACAATATACACCTGGCTCACCGCAGTACTCCCCGACGTCACCCAAATATTCCCCAACATCGCCATCATACTCCCCGTCGTCGCCGCAGCACTCTCCAGGGAGTCGATACAGTCCCAGCTCCCCGAATTATTCCCCAACAAGTCCAAGATATTCACCCAATATCAGCACATATTCACCAAGCAGCACCAAGTACTCCCCAACAAGTCCCGCCTTCACACCTTCATCACCCACTTCACCCACATATTCCCCATCGTCACCGGCTTACTCGCCAACGGCACCGCAGGGCTACAGTCCCACAAGTCCAACGTACTCCCCCAGCAGTCCCTCCTTTGAGGAACAGGATGACTAA
- the LOC129792799 gene encoding serine/arginine repetitive matrix protein 1-like: MMFTGTTQQQDTRFSDKEKKMMKVMKFGDYVSKRVDMSKVKLDVLRPWISKKITDFLHIEDDVVVEFVYNQLEEERFPCGKKMQINMTGFLNGKNARQFMDELWALLLSAQETETGIPEEFIQAKKEEILKREAEADKTETHDDERKDTEVSKDDEKPGNPAPLISDPMEEKRKSASYTKSVEKSKLILERLEKAKEMENKKSPEKPPPPEPVVQQQLVEKPREEEPKETGKKSQSDDRVRSRSRNRSRSRRRSKSPRQSKSRQRSRSKRRSRSRGRSKDTGRSRKRSPQVAKSRRRSRSRGRSNDWGRDSRRRSRSRDRRDKRRSRSRSRRRDSNIRPRGGRGASDSRRERPKSRSPPKKFLEKREMSRERVPEPKMIPNGSEVKPQQLSKVQAKLLNMAEGGRLSKSRSRSLNRRSLSPPKKIKKTSRSRSRSSSSSASSNAAPRKGAQKKSYDKRGRDSRKRSLSLSSNSARSSPRMDFEIHKKENSVQQKRHYRSNKDSSESDSEDHYGKDRRGPPDMGQFGRDRGGDRGNRGNRSRSRQRSRRMSPVGRDRGRRRSPDRREIQRKFSPRGRVSPPRGRRSRSPRVTTSKGRPRSRDRKMSPPQRRLSISPLKPAPVMFRKEKEAPQHAMAAMVKVDREKEARRSFEAKEKSEKVSAEKKSSGKKVVQEEQPPPAKKRDEGRRKPEPLAKEEKINRREAVVKPMRFDEEVRRQEISKAIEKPEKIPTYSSSLSRTPSPFLRSYERNPTLFAGTLVAELEAKRSAKKLQQMQQQELKKGQKAQKKKSVSSSEETSESDSDSTDEKSQKRKRRSKGKAKKASKRAPSSSDSSDDEGNDDEDVSKGKSKEKDAAESKKKDTKKVEKKKKSRRSESESSSTEMIVVKKSRKEEMLVEKLRAEPEGKKQVKKKKPEEDFSSDSSEEKVKKKRKTKKKDKDLSGISSSGDDSDTDTKKKKHKKHKKHNKKHKKHKKHKKSKKRGRDDDGDGSDSDADDDEEGVMVPFVGSGGAINDDLEKQLRERALKSMKKQASCSSD; encoded by the exons ATGATGTTTACG gGGACTACACAACAGCAGGATACGCGATTTAGCGACAAAGAGAAGAAGATGATGAAGGTGATGAAGTTCGGGGACTACGTCAGCAAAAGG GTGGATATGTCAAAGGTGAAACTGGATGTTCTGCGACCGTGGattagtaagaaaatcacCGATTTCTTACACATTGAGGATGATGTCGTTGTGGAGTTTGTTTACAACCAATTGGAGGAAGAGCGG tttCCATGTGGGAAAAAGATGCAAATAAACATGACGGGATTTCTCAATGGTAAAAACGCCAGGCAATTTATGGATGAACTATGGGCTCTTCTTCTCTCAGCGCAGGAGACAGAAACGGGGATTCCGGAAGAATTTATTCAGgcaaagaaagaagaaatccTCAAGCGCGAAGCCGAAGCTGATAAAACCGAAACGCATGATGATGAACGCAAAGACACAGAAGTGAGCAAAGATGATGAGAAACCAGGGAATCCGGCACCATTGATTAGTGATCCAATGGAGGAGAAACGCAAATCAGCAAGCTATACGAAATCCGTTGAGAAATCCAAACTAATCCTTGAGCGTCTTgagaaagcaaaagaaatggaaaacaaaaaatcccCCGAGAAACCGCCACCCCCTGAGCCAGTAGTACAGCAGCAATTGGTGGAGAAACCGCGTGAGGAAGAGCCCAAGGAGACTGGAAAGAAGTCCCAATCTGATGATCGTGTGCGTTCTCGTTCGCGAAATCGCTCACGCTCACGTCGACGCTCTAAATCCCCGAGGCAATCGAAATCCCGGCAGCGGTCCCGCTCGAAACGTCGTTCACGGTCTCGTGGACGTTCCAAAGATACCGGTAGATCTCGCAAAAGATCACCACAGGTCGCAAAATCCCGCAGGCGGTCGCGATCGCGCGGTCGATCAAATGACTGGGGACGCGATAGTCGCCGTCGAAGCCGTTCCCGCGATCGTCGAGACAAGAGACGCTCGCGATCACGCTCTCGTCGTCGTGATAGTAACATTCGCCCACGTGGAGGACGGGGTGCAAGTGACTCACGCCGGGAGCGTCCAAAGTCACGATCACCACCCAAGAAATTCCTCGAGAAGCGTGAAATGTCACGCGAGCGTGTTCCTGAACCCAAAATGATACCCAATGGATCTGAAGTTAAGCCACAGCAGCTATCGAAGGTTCAGGCAAAGCTTCTCAATATGGCTGAAGGGGGGCGCTTGTCAAAGAGTCGAAGTCGCAGCCTAAATCGCCGTTCGCTGTCCccacccaaaaaaatcaaaaagactTCCCGCTCACGCTCCAGAAGTTCCTCATCTTCTGCTTCAAGTAATGCGGCGCCACGAAAGGGGGCTCAGAAGAAATCGTACGATAAGCGCGGAAGAGATTCCCGAAAGCGCTCGTTGTCTCTGTCATCCAACAGTGCACGCTCCTCTCCGCGCATGGACTTTGAAATACACAAGAAGGAGAATAGCGTCCAGCAGAAGCGACACTACAGATCCAATAAGGATTCAAGTGAGAGCGACTCTGAAGATCACTACGGGAAGGATCGCCGGGGTCCACCTGATATGGGACAATTTGGTAGAGATCGCGGTGGAGATCGTGGAAATCGTGGCAATAGATCACGATCCAGGCAGCGATCGAGACGCATGAGCCCCGTAGGACGTGACCGTGGACGTCGAAGATCACCCGATAGGAGAGAAATTCAACGTAAGTTTTCTCCGAGAGGACGAGTAAGCCCACCGAGAGGGAGAAGAAGCCGCAGTCCGCGTGTAACCACATCCAAGGGACGTCCACGATCGCGTGATCGAAAAATGTCACCACCACAACGCAGACTCAGTATCTCTCCACTTAAGCCAGCACCTGTGATGTTCCGGAAGGAGAAGGAAGCTCCGCAGCACGCTATGGCAGCAATGGTGAAGGTTGACAGAGAGAAGGAAGCCCGGCGAAGTTTCGAGGCAAAGGAGAAATCGGAGAAAGTTTCAGCAGAGAAAAAATCCTCGGGGAAGAAAGTTGTGCAAGAGGAGCAGCCACCACCAGCTAAGAAACGCGATGAGGGCCGCAGGAAGCCCGAACCACTGGCTAAGGAGGAGAAAATCAATCGACGTGAAGCTGTGGTGAAGCCCATGCGTTTTGACGAGGAGGTGCGCCGTCAGGAAATCAGCAAAGCCATTGAGAAACCCGAAAAGATACCAACGTACTCGAGCAGTCTGTCTAGAACACCATCGCCCTTCCTTCGCTCCTATGAACGCAATCCAACTCTCTTTGCTGGTACTCTCGTTGCGGAGCTCGAGGCAAAGCGTAGTGCAAAGAAGTTGCAGCAAATGCAGCAGCAGGAGCTGAAGAAGGGTCAAAAGGctcaaaagaagaagagtGTGAGCTCCAGCGAGGAGACAAGTGAGTCCGATTCAGATTCAACTGATGAGAAATCACAGAAGCGCAAAAGACGATCCAAGGGGAAGGCCAAGAAAGCCTCCAAGAGAGCCCCGTCGTCATCTGATTCAAGTGATGACGAAGGAAATGACGATGAGGATGTGTCCAAAGGGAAATCCAAGGAGAAGGATGCAGCTGAGTCGAAGAAAAAGGACACAAAGAAggtggaaaagaagaaaaaatcccgtCGTTCAGAATCCGAGTCCAGCAGTACAGAGATGATTGTGGTGAAGAAGAGTCGCAAAGAGGAGATGCTTGTGGAAAAATTACGTGCAGAACCCGAAGGGAAGAAGcaagtgaagaagaagaagcccGAAGAAGATTTCTCGAGTGATTCAAGTGAAGAAAAGGTCAAGAAGAAGCGCAAGACAAAGAAGAAGGATAAAGACTTGTCGGGGATATCGTCGAGTGGGGATGACTCCGATACGGatacaaagaagaagaaacataAGAAGCATAAGAAACACAacaagaagcataaaaaacacaaaaagcaCAAGAAGAGCAAGAAGAGGGGTCGAGATGATGATGGTGATGGATCAGATTCGGATGCAGATGACGACGAAGAAGGTGTGATGGTGCCCTTTGTCGGCTCTGGCGGCGCTATCAATGATGATCTAGAGAAGCAGCTACGTGAGAGGGCTCTAAAGTCAATGAAGAAGCAAGCTAGCTGCTCATCGGATTAA